Genomic window (Prosthecochloris aestuarii DSM 271):
GGTCGAGGGACTGGATGCCTGTAGCGGCCAGAACCCTTTGAGGGTTCAGCTTCATGAGAAGGGAGACTGCGGCGTCGAACGAACCGGCCTCGTGGATCTCCGCTTTTTCGGACAGGTGGAGAGGCAGTCTGTAATCCCGCTCGAAACGGATCACCCCGATCCCCGACCGGTCACACGCACGCGCTATGTTTTCATGCAGTTCAGCGGCGAACGGATGCGTCGCGTCGATAACCACCCTGATCCCCCTCTTCTCGAACAGGGCGGTCATGGCATCGGCATCCAACGCACCGAACCGGTACTCGCCGAAGTCCATGGTGAACCGGGTCGACTCCATTTTGGTCGAATACAGGTACGGCATGGATTTCCTGTCGAGAAATCCGGCCACCTTTTTCCCCTCGGTCGTTCCGCCAAACACGATAATCATCTCTCATTCCTCCCTGGCCGAGCGCCTGAACCCATGAGTGAAATGCGGATCGTAGAGTTTCGAACGGTTTTGTCGCGCCCCGATGGCTTCACCTACGACGAGCAGAACCGTCCGGGTTTTTCCGCTTTCGCGAACCATTGCCGCAAGGCTGCCAAGCTCTCCTCTCCATACCTGTTGGTCGTCCCAGCTCAGGCGGTAACACACAGCAACCGGCGTCGTCGGCGGGTACTCCGCCTCGAGCTCCCGCTGCACCTGGTCGGCCCATTCTGCGCTAAGGAAAATACACATGGTTGCCCGTGCGCGAGCGAGGTCGCGCAACCGTTCTTTTTCCGGGACCGGCGTCCGCCCGTTCCCCCTGGTGAGAATAATAGTCTGCACTTTTTCTGGCACCGTAAACTGGGAGTTCAATGCGGCCGCCGCCGCCTGGAAGGACGATACGCCCGGCACGATATCGTAGGGCATCTCATGCGCCTCGAACCATGCTATCTGCTCCTGGATCGCTCCGTAAATACAGGGGTCTCCCGTATGCAGGCGTACGACCTGTTTTCCCTGGAGGCAGAACCGTTTCATCAGCTCGAACTGCTCCTCAAGCGACATCGACGCAGAACTGCGCACCAGCGCCCCGGCATGAGCATACTCCGTGAGCTTTTCCGGCACGAGGCTCCCTGCATACAGTACAAGGTCAGCGGCCTCGATGAGCTCCCTGCCCCTGACCGTCACCAGGCCCGGGTCACCCGGACCGGCCCCGACAATGGAAATATGGCCACGCCGCAGGGCATCCTGCTTCATGGAGACGGCAAACGTAAAATGGCGCGGCTGACCCTTTTCGACATAATCGAGTGCAACTTTCTGTTTTTCGACAATCCACTCCTCATGACCGGCGAGCAGGGCTGAAGCAGCCTCGGAAACACTGTGTATTCCGACTTTTTGAAACACGGTTTCGGATGGGTTCGGCACGCCACCGACTGCTTCGAGCGCCTGAGCGTCATAGCCGTGCAGACCGATTCCGAGTTCTCTCGTCAGCGTCTGGAATGCAGGTTCCTGCACCTTGAAATCCACTGTAGCAAGAGCTGTAACCGATTGGTACGAGAGGCGCTTTTCCCGGAGCCGGTGAAGAAACGAGCCGACAAAACGCTCCGGATCGATACCTTTCTCTGAACCCAGTCCCACGCACAGGACACGGGGCCGGTAGAACACGGCCTGGACAGGAGGCTCATACAGGAAGGGGGTCACCGCAAGCAGCAGCGAACAGGACTCGACATCGACATCCTCGTAGCGATAAGCGACAGTTACGAAGTCCGGGCAGGTTCTCTCGAGCCGATCGGTCAGTTCATCGCGGACATCGAGCAGCAGAACCGTCGGTTCATGGTTGACAAAGGCGGCCTGTGCATCCGTCAGCGACCTCCCCTCGAGCCCGGCACGGTACTCTGCCCCCCATCCCTCGTCACGCCCGAGAATATCGAGAGGCCACAGGCCCTGCACGTCGCTTGAGGTGGTAATGACCGGCTGCGCTCCAAGCATGCGTGAAACCCTGCGGGCAAGATCGTTGGCGCCCCCGTAATGCCCTGACAGGACGGACTGCACGAACCGCCCCTGTTCATCACAGTTGATGACGGCCGGATCGCTCTTCTTGCTCTGAAGCACCGGGGCGACCGCGCGGACGCAGATGCCGAGGGCACCGATGTACACCAGTGCATCCCAGTTGTGAAACTCCTCTGCAGTCCACTCCGTGATCGAGCTGATTCTGGTCGATTCGGCCCCGGCCCTCGGTGAAAACAGGGCGACCTCAGTGGTTCCGCACGCTGCGAGTTCCTGTTTCAGGCGTAAAGCGGTCATGATTCCCTGCTGAGAAGCGGCGATAATAGCGAGGCGGTCTGATGACATAGAAACACATGTAGTTATTCCTGCACTGCGGCAGCGATGGTTATTGAATTATGCCTCCCGGGAGTGATCACAAGGTCATCGGGCAGGCGAAGCGCATGGTGCCGGGCCCGCGCATGAAAGCGTTCGAGGGTGTCTGTCCTGACAGCGTTGACCACAATCCGTCCGCCGGGCGAAAGCCGCTCGGCTGCGATATCGAAGATCGCCTCGAGCTGCCCCCCGTGCCCGCCGATGAACACGGCTCCTACCCTGCCGTCCGGCCCGGTATGTTCGTCAAACTCCTGCTTCAGCACGTCACCCATCACCACCCGAACTCCCGGAGCCCCGAACCGCCTGGCATTGCGATCGAAGATCCCTTCGCATTCGGGGCGCTTTTCAAATGCGCTGATCTCCAGCCCGGGAAACTGCAG
Coding sequences:
- the cobK gene encoding precorrin-6A reductase — protein: MIIVFGGTTEGKKVAGFLDRKSMPYLYSTKMESTRFTMDFGEYRFGALDADAMTALFEKRGIRVVIDATHPFAAELHENIARACDRSGIGVIRFERDYRLPLHLSEKAEIHEAGSFDAAVSLLMKLNPQRVLAATGIQSLDPLRPYWKRREMKLRVLFSARSALTAQKKGFPAGHLIMMNPPGTAEEERHCLMAYGIDCLLTKESGVSGFLPEKIAAASSLGIPIVLVRRPSLPAALQVVRSLRELGGLLQQASLRA
- the cobM gene encoding precorrin-4 C(11)-methyltransferase yields the protein MSSDRLAIIAASQQGIMTALRLKQELAACGTTEVALFSPRAGAESTRISSITEWTAEEFHNWDALVYIGALGICVRAVAPVLQSKKSDPAVINCDEQGRFVQSVLSGHYGGANDLARRVSRMLGAQPVITTSSDVQGLWPLDILGRDEGWGAEYRAGLEGRSLTDAQAAFVNHEPTVLLLDVRDELTDRLERTCPDFVTVAYRYEDVDVESCSLLLAVTPFLYEPPVQAVFYRPRVLCVGLGSEKGIDPERFVGSFLHRLREKRLSYQSVTALATVDFKVQEPAFQTLTRELGIGLHGYDAQALEAVGGVPNPSETVFQKVGIHSVSEAASALLAGHEEWIVEKQKVALDYVEKGQPRHFTFAVSMKQDALRRGHISIVGAGPGDPGLVTVRGRELIEAADLVLYAGSLVPEKLTEYAHAGALVRSSASMSLEEQFELMKRFCLQGKQVVRLHTGDPCIYGAIQEQIAWFEAHEMPYDIVPGVSSFQAAAAALNSQFTVPEKVQTIILTRGNGRTPVPEKERLRDLARARATMCIFLSAEWADQVQRELEAEYPPTTPVAVCYRLSWDDQQVWRGELGSLAAMVRESGKTRTVLLVVGEAIGARQNRSKLYDPHFTHGFRRSAREE